Proteins encoded in a region of the Hyphomicrobiales bacterium genome:
- a CDS encoding bi-domain-containing oxidoreductase: MKQVFQNLSNGKSELVEAPSPVVTSDTVLIDTTGSLISTGTERMLVGFGKAGLVSKARQQPEKVKQVITKAKTEGVLTTVDAVRSKLGAPIPLGYCNVGVVSEIGKNIVGFETGDRVVSNGPHADVVRVPQNLCAKIPDAVSDETASFTVVAAIGLQGIRLAEPTLGECFVVTGVGLIGLLSVQILRAQGCKVLAIDYDDAKLELARSFGASICNPGKGEDPVAAGMAFSGGAGVDGVIITASTKSNEPVTQAAQMCRKRGRIILVGVVGLELNRADFYEKELSFQVSCSYGPGRYDKAYEDQGKDYPLAFVRWTEQRNFEAILDLMASGQLKTDDLLTHRFLFEKAVDAYTLLTDDTSALGIYLEYPHPVAERHISDLVLGPRQSVETGSPVVGFAGAGNYASRILIPAFKKAGADLHTIASSGSASSTLHGTKNGFHNATSDTDAMIANDDINTIAIATRHNSHASLTAKALSAGKHVFVEKPLALTHEELEEVKQAYTESKSQLMVGYNRRFAPQVQTIKRLIDNVHEPKSFMMVMNAGSIPADHWTQDDAIGGGRIIGEACHYIDLMRFLAGSKIISAQARCMGNHDTVPIREDKAAIILGFEDGSFGTIHYLANGGSTFPKERIEVFAAGQTLQLDNFLKLRGFGWKGFKSQNAFRQNKGQFECAAAFVESLRNGNPSPIPAEELFEVAEITLQVAEQLREQE, translated from the coding sequence GTGAAACAAGTTTTCCAAAACCTCTCCAATGGCAAGTCAGAGCTTGTTGAGGCGCCCTCGCCTGTTGTTACATCTGACACAGTGCTGATCGACACAACTGGGTCACTCATTTCCACCGGTACAGAGCGCATGCTTGTTGGCTTTGGTAAGGCGGGTCTTGTGAGTAAAGCAAGGCAGCAGCCGGAAAAAGTGAAACAGGTTATAACAAAGGCAAAGACCGAAGGTGTTTTGACAACGGTTGACGCGGTTCGTTCTAAATTGGGTGCACCCATCCCACTTGGTTATTGCAATGTTGGTGTTGTGAGCGAAATCGGCAAAAATATCGTAGGTTTCGAAACTGGTGACCGGGTTGTATCAAACGGTCCTCATGCTGATGTCGTGCGGGTTCCTCAAAATCTATGTGCCAAAATTCCAGATGCCGTTTCTGACGAAACAGCCAGCTTCACAGTTGTGGCTGCTATTGGCCTTCAAGGTATAAGACTTGCTGAGCCTACGTTGGGTGAATGCTTTGTCGTAACAGGCGTCGGACTTATTGGCTTGTTGAGCGTGCAAATATTGCGCGCGCAGGGCTGCAAGGTCCTTGCAATTGATTATGATGATGCAAAGCTTGAGCTTGCCCGTAGTTTTGGTGCCTCCATATGCAATCCCGGCAAAGGTGAAGATCCGGTTGCCGCTGGCATGGCTTTTAGCGGTGGTGCGGGCGTGGATGGCGTGATCATAACAGCTTCCACAAAATCAAATGAACCCGTTACCCAAGCAGCCCAAATGTGCCGCAAACGGGGGCGTATTATTCTTGTTGGCGTCGTTGGGCTTGAATTAAACCGCGCTGATTTTTACGAAAAAGAGCTAAGCTTTCAGGTTTCCTGCTCTTACGGGCCTGGACGCTACGACAAGGCATATGAAGACCAAGGCAAAGATTATCCGCTTGCTTTCGTCCGCTGGACTGAACAACGCAATTTTGAGGCGATTTTGGACCTCATGGCGAGTGGGCAATTAAAAACTGATGATCTGCTGACGCATCGCTTCTTGTTTGAAAAGGCTGTTGATGCCTACACCCTACTAACTGATGATACATCAGCTCTGGGCATTTATCTTGAATACCCTCACCCCGTTGCAGAACGACATATCAGTGATCTTGTGTTGGGACCGCGGCAATCAGTTGAAACAGGTTCACCGGTGGTTGGATTTGCAGGCGCTGGAAACTATGCGTCACGCATCTTGATACCAGCATTCAAAAAGGCTGGGGCCGACCTGCACACGATTGCTTCATCCGGCAGTGCCAGCAGCACGTTGCACGGCACTAAAAACGGATTTCACAATGCGACATCCGATACAGATGCAATGATTGCCAATGACGATATCAATACCATTGCTATCGCAACAAGACACAACTCTCATGCCAGTCTGACGGCGAAAGCATTGAGTGCTGGCAAGCATGTTTTCGTGGAAAAACCATTGGCGTTGACCCATGAAGAACTGGAAGAGGTCAAACAGGCTTATACCGAAAGCAAGTCACAACTCATGGTCGGTTATAATCGTCGATTTGCCCCACAAGTTCAAACCATCAAGCGATTGATTGACAATGTTCACGAGCCAAAATCATTTATGATGGTAATGAATGCGGGTTCTATTCCTGCTGATCACTGGACACAGGATGATGCCATTGGTGGTGGCAGGATTATCGGTGAAGCATGTCACTATATCGATTTGATGCGCTTTCTTGCTGGATCGAAAATTATCTCAGCTCAAGCGCGTTGCATGGGCAACCACGACACAGTGCCAATTCGTGAAGACAAGGCGGCGATCATTTTAGGTTTTGAGGACGGTTCATTCGGAACCATCCACTATCTAGCTAATGGCGGCTCCACTTTTCCTAAAGAGCGAATTGAAGTTTTTGCAGCTGGGCAAACATTGCAATTGGACAATTTTTTGAAACTGCGCGGTTTCGGCTGGAAAGGCTTTAAGTCACAAAATGCGTTTCGACAAAATAAAGGACAATTTGAATGCGCCGCTGCTTTTGTCGAGAGCTTGAGAAATGGCAATCCCTCGCCTATACCAGCGGAAGAATTGTTTGAGGTTGCCGAGATAACACTTCAAGTTGCGGAGCAATTGAGAGAGCAAGAATAA
- a CDS encoding nucleotide sugar dehydrogenase, with amino-acid sequence MTHLEKFVASITDRSAKIGIFGLGYVGIPLAKRISEIEFPVLGFDILEERVADLNSGISPIKHILPEDIMAMKGFGFEASTDFSRSAECDALIICVPTPLNQFREPDLSFVKNTMKMISPYLRPGQFLSLESTTWPGTTAEILLPFVEQAGLVVGEDFFLAYSPEREDPGNPNFNTKTIPKVIGGHTPNCLAAGNALYGSFIDHIVPVSSTQVAEMVKLLENIHRSVNIGLVNEMKIVCDEMGLDIFEIIDAAKSKPFGFTAYYPGPGIGGHCIPIDPFYLTWKAKEFGLNTRFIELAGEVNAAMPQYVVDKIIHALNQAGKSLKNSKILILGIAYKRDIDDMRESPSVFVMELLRNWGAELSYSDPHVAVFPKMREHNFNLKSVQLTPESIADFDAVILLTDHSDFDYEMILRNAQILIDTRGKYPNQANDNVWRA; translated from the coding sequence ATGACACATTTGGAAAAATTTGTTGCAAGTATTACTGACCGCTCTGCAAAGATCGGCATATTTGGCCTTGGTTATGTAGGCATTCCACTTGCCAAGAGGATATCCGAAATTGAATTTCCCGTACTGGGCTTTGATATATTGGAAGAGCGCGTAGCCGATTTGAATTCTGGCATTAGCCCAATAAAACACATTCTCCCCGAAGACATCATGGCAATGAAAGGTTTTGGGTTCGAGGCGAGTACAGATTTTTCACGCAGCGCAGAATGTGATGCATTAATTATCTGTGTTCCAACGCCGTTGAACCAGTTTCGTGAACCGGATCTGAGCTTTGTTAAAAACACCATGAAGATGATTTCACCCTATTTACGTCCAGGCCAGTTTTTGTCATTAGAAAGCACTACTTGGCCCGGAACAACAGCTGAAATCCTTTTGCCCTTTGTTGAACAGGCAGGCCTTGTTGTGGGGGAAGATTTTTTCCTCGCCTATTCGCCAGAACGTGAAGATCCAGGCAATCCTAACTTTAATACGAAAACTATTCCCAAGGTAATTGGTGGACATACACCCAACTGTCTTGCAGCTGGGAACGCTCTGTATGGCTCGTTCATTGATCATATCGTGCCGGTTAGTTCTACGCAGGTCGCGGAAATGGTGAAGCTTCTAGAAAACATCCATCGGTCCGTAAATATTGGCTTAGTCAATGAGATGAAAATCGTTTGCGACGAAATGGGTCTAGATATTTTCGAGATTATTGATGCTGCCAAAAGCAAACCATTTGGTTTCACTGCATATTATCCAGGCCCTGGTATTGGTGGGCACTGCATTCCAATTGATCCATTCTATCTTACATGGAAAGCCAAGGAATTTGGCTTGAATACGCGTTTCATTGAACTGGCAGGCGAAGTCAACGCAGCCATGCCGCAATATGTGGTTGATAAGATTATCCATGCCCTTAATCAGGCGGGTAAGTCGCTCAAAAATTCAAAAATCCTAATCCTTGGAATCGCCTATAAACGTGATATCGATGACATGCGAGAAAGTCCGTCAGTTTTTGTAATGGAACTATTGAGAAACTGGGGTGCTGAATTATCTTATAGCGATCCACATGTTGCGGTGTTCCCAAAAATGCGGGAACATAATTTTAATCTAAAATCAGTTCAGCTTACTCCTGAAAGTATAGCAGATTTTGATGCTGTTATTCTGCTTACAGACCATAGTGATTTTGATTATGAAATGATCTTACGAAATGCCCAAATCTTGATTGACACCCGAGGCAAGTATCCTAATCAAGCAAACGACAATGTTTGGCGCGCTTAA
- a CDS encoding Gfo/Idh/MocA family oxidoreductase yields the protein MTKKYALIGAAGYIAPRHLKAIRETDGNLIVAYDVNDSVGILDSHFPKAAFFTEFERFEAYLADESHAGRGVDYVSICSPNYLHKSHMSSALRNKTDAICEKPLVLNPSDLDDLAKLEKQTGNRVYSILQLRLQSSIIALKQKIENGDPDKVYDVDLGYFTSRGSWYHASWKGAEDKSGGIVANIGVHLFDMLGYVFGDVRESVMHFRTADTAAGYLEFDKARVRWVLSINREHLPPQTPEGQTTYRSVTVDGEELEFSHGFTDLHTISYQNILGGSGYRLDVVRPSIELVSSLRTQALQPGHSERHPDFATL from the coding sequence ATGACAAAAAAATATGCTTTGATAGGTGCTGCTGGATATATTGCACCAAGACACTTGAAAGCTATTCGAGAAACAGATGGCAATCTTATTGTTGCTTATGATGTGAATGACAGCGTAGGAATCTTAGATAGTCATTTTCCAAAGGCAGCATTTTTTACAGAATTCGAACGCTTTGAAGCCTATCTGGCTGATGAAAGCCATGCAGGACGCGGCGTGGATTATGTTTCGATCTGTTCACCCAACTATTTGCACAAGTCACATATGAGTTCGGCGTTGCGGAACAAAACAGATGCGATTTGTGAAAAGCCTCTTGTGCTAAACCCAAGTGATCTTGATGATTTGGCTAAACTGGAGAAACAAACTGGAAATCGAGTTTATTCAATCTTGCAGCTTCGACTACAATCCTCAATTATTGCCCTAAAACAAAAAATTGAGAACGGTGATCCAGATAAGGTGTACGATGTCGATTTGGGTTATTTCACCTCCCGTGGTTCGTGGTATCATGCTTCATGGAAAGGTGCCGAAGACAAATCTGGCGGTATCGTCGCAAATATTGGTGTACATCTTTTCGACATGCTGGGGTATGTTTTCGGTGATGTTCGTGAAAGTGTTATGCATTTCAGAACGGCTGATACAGCTGCGGGATACCTTGAATTTGACAAGGCGCGCGTCCGTTGGGTTTTATCCATAAATCGTGAACATCTCCCGCCACAAACGCCAGAAGGACAAACGACCTATAGATCCGTCACCGTTGATGGTGAAGAGTTAGAATTTTCGCATGGTTTCACCGATCTTCACACAATCAGTTATCAAAACATACTAGGTGGTTCGGGCTACCGACTTGATGTAGTCCGCCCATCTATAGAGCTTGTTAGTTCTCTGCGCACCCAAGCTTTGCAACCTGGCCACAGTGAAAGACATCCCGATTTTGCAACGCTTTAA
- a CDS encoding acyltransferase: MMTITRIIKTNIDESAFIHESAYVDEPVEIGANTKLWHFVHILRDTRIGNNCVLGQNVMAGPEVVIGNGCKIQNNVALYKGITLGDDVFCGPSCVFTNVTTPRAGVNRKDSFSETSVGDGVTIGANSTIVCGNKLGEYCMVAAGAVVTKDVPAHALVAGVPAVRIGWVSKNGDRMNEDLVCPATGEAYEDDGANGLRLVKG, translated from the coding sequence ATGATGACAATAACCCGCATTATAAAAACCAATATAGATGAAAGCGCATTTATCCATGAAAGCGCATATGTGGATGAACCTGTAGAAATAGGTGCCAATACCAAGCTTTGGCATTTTGTGCATATCCTTCGTGATACCCGAATAGGAAACAATTGCGTTCTTGGGCAAAATGTTATGGCAGGGCCAGAAGTAGTCATTGGCAACGGCTGCAAAATTCAAAACAACGTTGCGCTTTACAAAGGAATAACGCTTGGAGATGATGTTTTTTGTGGCCCCTCATGCGTTTTTACAAATGTAACTACTCCACGTGCTGGCGTGAACCGCAAGGACAGCTTCTCGGAAACTTCTGTTGGTGATGGCGTAACTATTGGAGCAAACTCTACTATTGTTTGTGGCAACAAACTCGGCGAATACTGTATGGTGGCAGCAGGTGCTGTTGTGACAAAAGATGTTCCAGCTCATGCTCTCGTTGCTGGTGTGCCTGCAGTTCGTATTGGATGGGTTAGCAAGAATGGCGATCGTATGAATGAAGATTTGGTTTGCCCTGCAACAGGCGAGGCTTACGAAGACGATGGAGCTAACGGTTTGCGGTTAGTCAAGGGATAA
- a CDS encoding DegT/DnrJ/EryC1/StrS aminotransferase family protein, protein MKFIDLAAQQNRIKSKLDVRIQDVLAHGAYIMGPEVAEFENKLGSFCGAKHTLTCANGTDALQLAMMALEIGADDAVFVPSFTFAASAEVVPGQNATPVFVDVNPETFNIDAESLKRAILHAREIGLNPKAVVCVDLFGLAADFSTIGKIAQDEGLYIIDDAAQGFGALFDNRMTGTLADITTTSFFPAKPLGCYGDGGAIFTDNEIYAERIDSLRIHGKGTEKYDNARIGMNSRLDTLQAAILLEKLAVYEDEIEKRQVVADRYTQGLKSIVKTPHVPENCRSIWAQYTVSLETNKAREALRACLSEHNIPSVVYYPKPLHLQPAYAEFPRDPNGLQVSEHLSKTVLSLPMHPYLTEGEQDFVVEAIKNYFYERHQSL, encoded by the coding sequence ATGAAATTTATTGATCTCGCCGCCCAACAAAATCGCATAAAAAGTAAGCTTGATGTCCGCATTCAAGATGTTCTTGCACATGGAGCCTATATAATGGGGCCGGAGGTTGCTGAGTTTGAAAATAAACTGGGTAGCTTTTGTGGTGCAAAACATACTTTAACTTGCGCCAATGGAACTGATGCCCTGCAACTCGCAATGATGGCACTGGAGATTGGAGCTGATGATGCAGTTTTTGTTCCATCCTTCACTTTTGCAGCAAGTGCGGAGGTCGTGCCCGGACAAAATGCAACACCTGTATTTGTCGATGTTAATCCCGAAACCTTCAACATTGATGCTGAGAGCCTGAAGCGGGCAATCCTCCATGCCAGAGAGATCGGGCTTAACCCTAAAGCTGTTGTATGCGTTGACCTGTTCGGATTAGCTGCAGACTTTAGCACGATTGGTAAAATAGCTCAGGATGAAGGGTTATATATCATTGATGATGCCGCGCAGGGGTTCGGTGCATTATTCGATAATAGGATGACTGGGACACTTGCCGACATCACAACCACGTCCTTTTTTCCAGCAAAGCCATTGGGTTGTTACGGCGATGGTGGTGCCATCTTTACGGATAATGAAATTTACGCCGAGCGCATTGATAGTTTGCGAATTCACGGCAAGGGCACTGAAAAATACGATAATGCTCGCATTGGCATGAATTCTCGACTGGACACCTTACAAGCCGCTATACTGCTGGAGAAACTGGCTGTTTACGAGGACGAAATCGAGAAACGCCAAGTAGTTGCTGACCGCTATACGCAAGGTTTGAAAAGCATTGTAAAAACACCGCATGTTCCAGAAAACTGCCGATCAATCTGGGCACAATACACAGTAAGCTTGGAAACGAATAAAGCACGTGAAGCTTTGCGAGCCTGTCTCAGCGAGCATAATATCCCAAGCGTTGTGTATTATCCCAAACCCCTGCATCTACAGCCGGCTTATGCAGAATTTCCGCGTGATCCAAATGGATTGCAGGTATCAGAACATCTTAGTAAAACGGTATTGTCGCTGCCGATGCATCCTTACTTAACTGAGGGTGAGCAAGATTTTGTTGTAGAGGCAATAAAGAACTATTTTTACGAGAGGCACCAGTCATTGTAA